The Bacteroidia bacterium genome includes a window with the following:
- a CDS encoding M23 family metallopeptidase, translating into MTELVRALPLILGAISLAIPFIAIVWLVAGKSHDRVTYLLKVLSSFTWILFVFLAIPWGFGNYYLRYILSGIFVVLFMVSVYKTWSHKFWVRKGFSFYLGTIYILIGLGLGLILNFWVIRGYWYSGDPVALESPFGKGKYVVIQGGNSGVTNFFHHYFKVQKYRYAIDVVKVDNLGFRASQFLPDSLQAYRIYGDTLYSPCNGTIVSVVRDEAENEIGVLNYENPAGNNVVVRCGEVNVLTGHLREGRVFVKEGDTVKSGQPLGEVGNSGYSIEPHLHMQAYQLDSAGEYIAIPMLINGRFPVMNSLIR; encoded by the coding sequence ATGACTGAACTGGTGCGCGCGCTCCCGCTGATCCTGGGAGCTATTTCCCTGGCCATTCCTTTTATTGCGATCGTTTGGCTGGTAGCGGGCAAAAGCCATGACCGCGTTACATATTTACTGAAGGTGCTCAGCAGCTTCACCTGGATATTGTTCGTGTTTCTTGCCATTCCCTGGGGATTTGGCAATTACTATCTGCGCTACATTCTTAGCGGCATTTTCGTAGTGCTTTTCATGGTATCGGTGTATAAAACCTGGAGCCATAAGTTCTGGGTACGGAAAGGCTTTAGCTTTTATCTGGGTACTATCTATATTCTCATTGGGCTGGGGCTGGGCCTTATTTTAAATTTTTGGGTAATAAGAGGATATTGGTATAGTGGTGATCCGGTGGCCCTGGAATCGCCCTTTGGAAAAGGCAAGTATGTCGTCATACAAGGAGGGAACAGTGGCGTCACAAATTTTTTTCACCATTATTTCAAAGTGCAGAAATATCGCTACGCCATTGATGTGGTGAAAGTAGATAACCTGGGTTTCAGGGCCTCCCAATTTCTGCCTGATTCGCTGCAGGCCTACCGGATTTATGGCGATACGCTTTATTCTCCCTGCAACGGAACAATCGTTTCTGTGGTGAGGGATGAAGCAGAAAATGAGATTGGCGTGCTGAACTATGAAAATCCTGCAGGCAACAACGTTGTGGTACGCTGTGGAGAGGTGAATGTATTGACCGGCCACCTTCGGGAAGGCCGGGTTTTCGTGAAGGAAGGAGACACCGTAAAGTCAGGCCAGCCGCTTGGAGAGGTAGGCAATTCAGGCTATTCTATTGAGCCACACCTCCACATGCAAGCCTACCAACTGGATTCGGCAGGAGAGTACATTGCCATTCCAATGCTCATCAATGGTCGTTTTCCTGTTATGAATTCATTGATCCGGTAA
- the paaD gene encoding 1,2-phenylacetyl-CoA epoxidase subunit PaaD, with protein sequence MLEKIKEAIKEVKDPEIPVLSIVDLGIITQLEVDEEGNVFVRMTPTFAGCPAMEMMRQEVEEKLTGLEGVASVKVKVDFKEHWTSNRISEEGRETIRKFGLAPPVHVEGEFDLNRLKDAACPYCGGSDTTMNSPFGPTLCRSIHYCYDCKETFEQFKPV encoded by the coding sequence ATGTTGGAAAAAATAAAAGAAGCAATTAAGGAAGTGAAGGATCCTGAGATCCCGGTTCTTTCTATTGTTGACCTGGGTATCATTACGCAACTGGAGGTTGACGAAGAAGGCAATGTATTCGTGCGGATGACGCCCACCTTTGCCGGATGCCCGGCCATGGAAATGATGCGACAAGAGGTAGAAGAGAAATTGACCGGCCTGGAAGGAGTGGCCTCGGTAAAAGTAAAAGTTGATTTTAAGGAACACTGGACCAGCAACCGCATCAGCGAAGAAGGGCGCGAAACCATCCGCAAGTTTGGCCTGGCTCCACCGGTGCACGTGGAGGGCGAGTTTGACCTGAACCGGCTAAAGGATGCTGCCTGCCCATACTGCGGTGGATCGGACACAACTATGAATTCTCCCTTTGGCCCTACACTTTGCCGTTCCATCCATTATTGCTATGATTGTAAAGAAACATTTGAACAATTTAAACCGGTATAA
- a CDS encoding (Fe-S)-binding protein: MAEQIKVPTMSEMLSNGETPDILFWVGCSGSFDQRAQKITKAFVKILHHTGIKYAVLGAEENCTGDPARRAGNEFVFQMMAAMNIQTLNGYEVKKIVTACPHCFNILKNEYPELGGNYEVIHHTELLQQLIDDGRIKIEDGKAFKGRRITFHDSCFLGRGNGIYEAPRQIIKALDAELVEMKRSRSNGLCCGAGGAQMFKEPESGKKDINIERIEEALGTEAPVVASACPFCMTMLSDGVKEKDKEEDVKVWDVAELIAQAQDL; the protein is encoded by the coding sequence ATGGCAGAGCAAATAAAAGTACCCACAATGTCTGAGATGCTGTCAAATGGTGAAACACCCGATATCCTGTTTTGGGTAGGATGTTCCGGCAGTTTCGATCAGCGCGCGCAGAAGATCACCAAAGCATTTGTGAAGATATTGCACCATACAGGGATTAAGTATGCCGTGCTCGGGGCTGAGGAGAACTGCACCGGTGATCCAGCTCGCAGAGCAGGTAACGAATTCGTTTTCCAGATGATGGCCGCGATGAATATTCAGACATTAAATGGTTATGAAGTGAAGAAAATCGTTACCGCCTGCCCACATTGTTTTAATATCCTGAAAAACGAATACCCGGAACTTGGCGGCAATTATGAGGTGATTCACCACACGGAACTTTTGCAGCAGCTTATTGACGATGGCCGAATAAAAATCGAAGATGGAAAAGCCTTTAAAGGCCGCAGGATCACTTTCCACGATTCCTGCTTTCTTGGTAGGGGAAACGGAATTTATGAGGCTCCGCGACAAATCATCAAAGCACTTGATGCCGAACTGGTGGAAATGAAGCGCAGCCGTAGCAATGGCCTCTGCTGCGGAGCCGGAGGTGCCCAAATGTTCAAGGAACCGGAGTCAGGCAAGAAGGACATTAATATTGAGCGCATTGAAGAAGCCCTCGGCACTGAAGCACCGGTTGTGGCTTCGGCCTGCCCTTTTTGCATGACGATGCTCAGCGATGGGGTAAAGGAAAAAGACAAGGAAGAAGACGTAAAAGTATGGGATGTGGCCGAACTAATCGCCCAGGCGCAAGACCTTTAA
- a CDS encoding (Fe-S)-binding protein, which yields MAIVGQILFALVAIAAIGFFAWKVGRIRSNILLGKDVEINDRKAERWKKMALVAMGQKKMFKRPIPALLHLAVYLGFIIINIEILEIILDGLLGSHRLLFPLLGGIYPVFISFLEFLALGVLVSCIIFLIRRYGLAIKRFHAREMTAWPRLDATIILISEILLMVFFLTMNGADLTLQRHGVTGYTQTGLFFFSQALMPLLDGLPTGQLIFLERFCWWAHIIGIFAFLCYVPFSKHFHIFISFPNTYYSRLEPQGKMKNMPEIAKEVQLMMNPEAGADAPAPDDHPAFGAKDISQLNWKHLMDAYSCTECGRCTDVCPANITGKKLSPRKIMMDTRDRTEEVGIARNKGIKPGEDGKTLLHDYITQEELLACTNCQACVEACPVSIDPLSIITELRRSLIMEEAKSPNEWNIMFGNIENNGAPWAFPQSDRLKWSEGVMKE from the coding sequence ATGGCTATTGTGGGACAGATTCTATTTGCGCTGGTCGCCATTGCTGCTATTGGCTTCTTTGCCTGGAAAGTAGGTCGCATCCGCAGCAACATACTGCTTGGGAAGGATGTGGAGATAAACGACCGCAAAGCTGAACGCTGGAAGAAAATGGCCCTTGTGGCAATGGGCCAGAAAAAGATGTTCAAAAGACCCATCCCTGCACTGCTCCACCTTGCCGTATATCTGGGCTTTATCATCATCAATATAGAAATCCTGGAAATTATTCTGGACGGACTGTTGGGAAGCCACCGGCTTTTATTCCCGCTGCTGGGCGGCATTTACCCGGTATTTATCAGCTTTCTGGAGTTTCTGGCGTTGGGCGTGCTGGTGTCGTGTATCATCTTCCTTATTCGCAGGTATGGGCTTGCCATCAAGCGCTTTCATGCACGCGAAATGACCGCCTGGCCGAGGCTGGATGCCACCATAATACTCATCAGTGAAATTCTGCTGATGGTGTTTTTCCTCACCATGAATGGAGCCGACCTCACACTACAACGGCATGGAGTGACAGGATACACGCAGACGGGCCTCTTTTTTTTCAGCCAGGCGCTGATGCCGCTCCTTGACGGCCTCCCAACCGGACAACTTATTTTTCTGGAGCGCTTTTGCTGGTGGGCACATATCATCGGGATTTTTGCCTTTCTCTGTTATGTCCCGTTTTCCAAGCATTTCCACATCTTCATATCCTTCCCTAATACCTACTATTCGCGCCTTGAGCCGCAAGGAAAGATGAAGAATATGCCGGAAATCGCCAAGGAAGTGCAATTGATGATGAACCCTGAAGCAGGCGCAGACGCTCCGGCACCGGATGATCATCCTGCATTTGGCGCCAAAGATATTTCGCAACTCAACTGGAAACACCTGATGGATGCCTATAGCTGCACCGAATGCGGACGCTGTACAGATGTATGCCCCGCCAATATAACCGGCAAAAAGCTTTCGCCCCGCAAGATCATGATGGACACCCGCGATCGTACGGAGGAGGTGGGAATAGCCCGCAACAAAGGCATCAAACCGGGAGAAGATGGCAAAACATTGCTGCATGATTACATCACGCAGGAAGAGTTGCTGGCCTGTACCAATTGCCAGGCCTGCGTTGAAGCATGTCCTGTAAGCATAGATCCGCTCAGCATTATTACAGAACTGCGCAGATCACTTATAATGGAAGAAGCTAAATCTCCCAATGAATGGAACATTATGTTTGGAAATATCGAAAATAATGGCGCTCCCTGGGCCTTCCCGCAAAGCGACAGGCTTAAATGGAGTGAGGGGGTGATGAAGGAATGA
- a CDS encoding DUF6680 family protein, which yields MEASEMIMALAVLIGPIAAVQIQKWLEKNRENRSRKVDIFKTLMTTRATRVSIDHVEALNMIDLEFTGKGYEKVIAAWRNYHDNLTNGNPQAETWGQKNEDLFIELLYEMGKSLNYHFEKVMLKRTAYSPIAHGNLEFEQQTIRRGLATILSGKAGFPVFFTNNMETKEENKKEK from the coding sequence ATGGAAGCATCTGAAATGATAATGGCCTTAGCCGTACTGATTGGACCAATAGCAGCTGTCCAAATTCAGAAATGGTTAGAAAAGAATAGAGAAAACCGCTCAAGAAAGGTGGACATTTTCAAAACTCTCATGACTACTCGGGCAACACGGGTTTCGATTGATCATGTTGAAGCCCTTAATATGATCGATTTAGAGTTTACAGGAAAGGGATATGAAAAGGTAATCGCTGCATGGCGAAACTATCACGATAATTTGACCAATGGAAATCCTCAAGCTGAAACTTGGGGACAAAAAAATGAAGATTTATTTATTGAACTTCTGTATGAAATGGGAAAATCACTGAATTACCATTTTGAAAAAGTAATGTTGAAGAGGACTGCATACTCCCCAATTGCACATGGAAATTTAGAATTTGAACAACAAACAATTAGACGAGGCTTAGCCACAATACTATCTGGCAAAGCAGGATTCCCAGTTTTTTTTACAAATAATATGGAGACAAAAGAAGAAAACAAAAAAGAAAAGTAA
- a CDS encoding tetratricopeptide repeat protein gives MKQPLIILITCIFSLTCSGQSVFDYINTANEKANNGDCKGAIQDYDKALEQKPDFTMVMNMKALCLIELNETDQACDLFRKAKEMGSGKSSEYIDKYCANRKTKIEKKNVNCKMAHNGKFKYGSNQSDTTAYIERKGNKQTEYYENNKYQTEFNIKWISDCEYELTFINTNDPALNFLTKGDKLTIIISNVNDKQYEYQSNLNGMISTGTHIKIE, from the coding sequence ATGAAACAACCTTTAATCATTTTGATTACTTGCATTTTCTCATTGACCTGTTCAGGACAATCAGTTTTTGATTATATAAACACAGCAAATGAGAAAGCTAATAATGGAGATTGTAAGGGAGCCATTCAGGATTATGACAAGGCCTTAGAGCAAAAGCCTGATTTTACAATGGTAATGAATATGAAAGCATTATGTCTGATAGAGTTGAATGAAACAGACCAAGCTTGCGATTTATTTCGAAAGGCCAAAGAAATGGGTAGTGGTAAGTCATCTGAGTATATTGACAAATACTGTGCGAACCGCAAGACAAAAATCGAGAAGAAAAATGTCAATTGTAAAATGGCTCATAATGGAAAATTTAAATATGGTTCAAATCAATCTGACACGACCGCCTACATTGAAAGAAAAGGCAATAAGCAAACAGAGTATTATGAAAATAACAAATATCAAACTGAATTCAATATTAAATGGATTTCAGACTGCGAGTATGAATTGACCTTTATCAACACAAATGATCCTGCATTGAATTTTTTGACAAAAGGTGATAAACTAACCATCATAATAAGTAATGTAAATGACAAACAATATGAATATCAATCAAATTTAAATGGAATGATTTCTACCGGTACACATATTAAAATCGAATAA
- the rhuM gene encoding RhuM family protein, which translates to MEAGREVSRGIDYYNLDAILSVGYRVNSKQGT; encoded by the coding sequence ATGGAGGCCGGACGCGAAGTGAGCAGGGGAATTGACTACTACAATCTCGATGCAATTCTATCCGTAGGGTATCGGGTCAATTCAAAACAGGGCACCTAA
- a CDS encoding dienelactone hydrolase family protein: protein MEHNKKNFIEAGIPLQQAGKALIMLHGRGADARDILSLIRYLTTDDYYIVAPEATGGAWYPHGFMAPLPQNEPWLGSALDFINEIIMNINKAGIPAEKIVLLGFSQGACLALEFAARNARKWRGVVAFTGGLIGEKIDRQQHKGDFEGTKIFIGNSDNDPHVPLTRSQDSSDILKQMGAIVTLKVYPGMPHTINEDEINEVNQMIL from the coding sequence ATGGAGCATAATAAAAAGAACTTTATTGAGGCCGGAATACCACTACAGCAAGCCGGTAAAGCTTTGATAATGTTGCATGGGCGCGGGGCCGATGCACGGGATATCCTTTCGCTGATCCGCTACCTGACAACAGATGATTATTATATCGTTGCGCCCGAGGCTACCGGTGGTGCCTGGTATCCACACGGCTTTATGGCCCCGCTCCCGCAAAACGAACCGTGGCTTGGTAGCGCTTTGGATTTTATCAATGAAATAATTATGAATATTAATAAAGCAGGCATTCCGGCTGAAAAAATAGTACTGTTAGGATTTTCACAAGGCGCTTGCCTGGCGCTGGAATTTGCCGCCAGAAATGCAAGGAAGTGGCGCGGAGTAGTTGCTTTTACAGGTGGCCTTATCGGAGAAAAAATAGATCGGCAGCAACATAAGGGTGATTTTGAGGGCACAAAGATCTTTATAGGAAATAGCGATAACGATCCGCATGTGCCCCTCACCCGCAGCCAGGATTCATCCGATATTTTAAAACAAATGGGCGCAATCGTTACGCTGAAGGTATATCCCGGGATGCCCCATACTATTAATGAGGATGAAATTAATGAGGTAAATCAGATGATTTTATGA
- a CDS encoding ring-cleaving dioxygenase: MDKQTVTGIHHVTALADDAQKNIDFYTGILGLRMVKKTINFDAPNVYHLYYGNEQGMPGTIMTFFPYSGLARGRHGKGQMTVTSFSVPEESMEYWQKRLAKFNVQFSRPEQRFGAETFIYFKDVHGLGLELVFNKDDDRPAFSYGQIPIENSIRGFYGVTLCEEGYERTAGLLQEGLDHKLMAEKGNRFRYSASGKPGDFVDILCAPDEMRGLGGSGTIHHLAFATPDDATQLKIRDKLLAMGLNVTPVMNRQYFHSIYFREPGGILFEVATLPPGFAIDEDIAELGSHLKLPSWLESSRSEIEKGLQPVKIQTDKFMD; the protein is encoded by the coding sequence ATGGATAAACAAACGGTCACAGGAATACACCACGTTACGGCCCTGGCTGATGACGCTCAAAAAAACATTGATTTTTACACCGGCATTCTCGGATTGCGAATGGTGAAGAAAACCATCAATTTCGATGCGCCCAATGTGTACCATCTCTACTACGGAAATGAGCAGGGAATGCCAGGGACGATTATGACCTTCTTTCCATATTCCGGGTTGGCCAGGGGCAGGCACGGCAAAGGACAAATGACGGTTACCTCGTTCTCCGTGCCTGAAGAAAGCATGGAATACTGGCAGAAGCGCCTGGCAAAATTTAACGTACAATTTTCAAGGCCTGAGCAACGATTTGGAGCGGAAACTTTTATTTATTTTAAGGATGTACACGGACTCGGATTAGAACTGGTATTTAATAAAGATGATGACCGCCCCGCGTTTTCTTATGGACAAATTCCGATTGAAAATTCCATAAGGGGATTTTATGGCGTAACCCTGTGCGAGGAAGGGTATGAACGAACTGCGGGGCTCCTGCAAGAAGGTCTGGATCATAAACTGATGGCTGAAAAGGGCAACCGGTTCCGGTATTCCGCCAGTGGCAAGCCGGGCGATTTTGTGGATATTCTTTGCGCACCAGACGAAATGCGTGGTTTGGGTGGTAGCGGAACCATCCATCACCTGGCTTTTGCCACGCCTGATGACGCCACCCAATTAAAGATCCGTGATAAACTGCTGGCAATGGGCCTGAACGTAACGCCCGTCATGAATCGCCAATATTTTCACAGCATTTATTTCCGGGAGCCGGGAGGAATTTTATTCGAAGTAGCCACCCTCCCACCTGGTTTTGCGATAGATGAAGACATTGCTGAATTGGGATCACACCTGAAGTTGCCGTCCTGGCTGGAATCTTCCCGATCAGAGATAGAAAAGGGGCTGCAGCCGGTTAAAATTCAAACTGATAAATTTATGGATTAA
- a CDS encoding efflux RND transporter permease subunit → MTNSNSNNLQEIDDHKGPIAYMARNPIIANLMMIILLVGGAWTMYNIQKEVFPQFELDIVEISVVYPGAAPAEVEQGILLPVEEAVRGVQGIREIVSTAEEGSGSVSIELLAATDRMRVYQDIDQAVARIRTFPDDIEQPEVILQARQRSVIEVGLYGEADYRTLRLLAERLRDRLLNEEEITQVEFGNVPEYVTHVEIPRQRLREYGLTLEQVADIILQSSEDIPAGAVETSSGEILLRMKERKQWAAEYGTIEIITAGSGASVTLAEIATITDGFEETGFHSQFNSQPSVELDIFRIGDQSPLEIAEIVQEVLRDFEKTLPPGVHYRIDSNTAEDFSERLSLLTGNGLMAVVIVLLILALFLEYKLAFWVMMGMVISFVGGLVFMPIVDVSINMISMFGFLLVLGIVVDDAVVVGENVYEYRQQGMGFLDAAIAGAKDIARPVIFSILTNIITFIPLLFLPGTTGKFWWPLPAVVIVVLAISLMEALFILPAHLGHSSKKDTLKIRKYIEPWQQRFAKGFDRFVDRYFSPLLKKCLHYRYITISVALALLLVVGGFGYSDHMGIIMMPEVAADEIEAGVRLPVSTTPDQAAKVANQITESTLQMFDDQNLYEVAEGVKTNVRNQNFIDVEIVMKPPDQRDMSAQEVIELWRDEIGEIEGVDQITFEAERGPGGYQQDISVDISHNDIDVLEKASQAFSETVSTFNNTRDINDNFDKGKLQFDFTLLPEARNLGLTSSEVGRQVRNAFFGALAMRQLRGDNEVEVRVKLPLEERKDLYNLQDFLVRTPDGTEVPLLDVVLIEEREAFVSINRRDGRRVVTVSMDVEPASAVTQVIEALQAEVLPQLRADYPGITWSFEGSQAEMRESMQSLWGGFALAMMVIYALLAMAFNNYVQPLIVMAAIPFGIVGAVIGHILLGYDLSLVSLMGVIALSGVVVNDSLIMIDYANKKRKGKTVFNAIHEAGVRRFRPIILTTLTTFGGLTPIILETSNQANNLIPMAISLGFGIVFATSIILLLVPSLYLILEDTVKKAKEVKEAAIE, encoded by the coding sequence ATGACCAATTCTAACTCAAACAATCTTCAGGAAATTGACGACCACAAAGGGCCCATTGCCTACATGGCGCGCAATCCAATCATTGCCAACCTGATGATGATCATCCTCCTTGTGGGGGGTGCATGGACGATGTACAATATCCAGAAGGAAGTCTTTCCCCAATTTGAACTGGACATCGTGGAGATAAGTGTGGTGTATCCAGGGGCGGCACCTGCCGAGGTAGAGCAGGGAATTCTCCTTCCGGTAGAGGAAGCTGTGCGGGGCGTGCAGGGAATAAGGGAGATTGTTTCCACCGCTGAAGAAGGCTCTGGCAGCGTCTCAATCGAACTGCTGGCAGCGACCGACCGCATGAGGGTGTATCAGGATATAGACCAGGCAGTGGCCCGGATCAGAACGTTTCCTGATGATATAGAACAACCTGAGGTAATTCTCCAGGCAAGGCAGCGTAGTGTAATAGAGGTTGGACTTTATGGTGAGGCAGATTACCGCACGTTGCGCCTCTTGGCAGAGCGGCTCCGCGACCGGTTGTTAAATGAAGAAGAAATTACCCAGGTCGAGTTTGGAAATGTCCCGGAATATGTAACCCACGTGGAAATTCCCCGGCAGCGATTGCGAGAATATGGGCTTACACTGGAACAAGTGGCAGATATAATTCTTCAGTCCAGCGAGGATATTCCCGCAGGGGCCGTGGAAACCAGCAGCGGGGAGATTCTTCTGCGCATGAAGGAGCGCAAGCAATGGGCAGCGGAATATGGCACCATAGAGATCATAACCGCAGGATCAGGTGCCTCAGTAACGCTGGCGGAAATTGCCACCATTACTGATGGATTCGAGGAAACCGGCTTTCATTCTCAGTTCAACAGCCAGCCATCTGTCGAACTTGATATTTTCCGTATCGGTGATCAATCCCCCCTTGAGATAGCTGAAATTGTCCAGGAGGTGCTCAGAGATTTTGAGAAAACGTTGCCACCGGGCGTGCATTACCGCATAGACAGCAATACCGCAGAAGATTTCAGTGAGCGCCTTTCATTACTCACGGGGAACGGACTCATGGCCGTGGTCATCGTACTGCTAATCCTGGCGCTTTTTCTTGAGTATAAGCTGGCTTTTTGGGTAATGATGGGAATGGTCATTTCGTTTGTAGGAGGCCTCGTGTTTATGCCGATAGTTGATGTAAGCATCAATATGATCTCCATGTTCGGATTCCTGTTGGTACTGGGCATTGTGGTAGATGATGCCGTGGTGGTGGGTGAAAATGTATATGAATACCGGCAACAGGGGATGGGCTTTTTGGATGCGGCAATAGCTGGCGCTAAAGATATTGCCAGACCGGTGATTTTCAGCATTCTCACGAACATAATAACTTTCATTCCGCTGCTTTTTCTCCCAGGAACCACAGGTAAATTCTGGTGGCCGCTGCCAGCAGTGGTCATTGTGGTGCTGGCTATTTCGTTGATGGAGGCCCTGTTCATCCTGCCTGCACATCTTGGCCATAGTTCTAAAAAAGATACGCTTAAAATAAGGAAATATATTGAACCCTGGCAGCAGCGGTTTGCCAAAGGTTTCGACCGCTTCGTGGATCGCTATTTCAGCCCGTTGCTCAAAAAGTGCCTTCACTACCGCTATATCACCATCAGTGTGGCTCTTGCGCTGCTTTTAGTGGTTGGCGGTTTCGGATACAGCGACCACATGGGCATCATCATGATGCCGGAGGTGGCTGCCGATGAAATTGAAGCCGGAGTGAGGCTGCCGGTAAGTACTACCCCTGACCAGGCAGCGAAAGTAGCCAACCAGATCACGGAATCAACGCTGCAAATGTTTGACGACCAAAATCTCTATGAGGTGGCTGAAGGTGTGAAAACCAATGTTCGCAACCAAAATTTCATTGATGTGGAAATTGTGATGAAGCCGCCTGACCAGCGAGATATGTCGGCCCAGGAGGTGATTGAACTCTGGCGCGATGAGATTGGGGAAATCGAAGGAGTAGATCAGATCACTTTTGAAGCAGAGCGCGGACCGGGAGGTTACCAACAGGACATAAGTGTAGATATTAGCCACAATGACATTGATGTGCTGGAAAAGGCAAGCCAGGCATTTTCTGAAACGGTTTCAACTTTCAACAATACCCGCGATATCAATGATAACTTCGATAAAGGCAAACTCCAGTTCGACTTCACTTTGCTGCCTGAAGCCCGCAACCTGGGATTAACCTCCAGCGAGGTGGGCCGGCAGGTGCGCAATGCCTTCTTTGGAGCACTGGCCATGCGCCAGTTGCGAGGAGATAATGAGGTGGAAGTTCGCGTAAAGCTTCCGCTGGAGGAAAGAAAGGATCTTTATAACCTTCAGGATTTCCTTGTTCGCACCCCTGATGGTACAGAAGTCCCCCTTCTGGACGTGGTCTTAATAGAAGAACGCGAGGCATTCGTTAGCATCAACAGGCGCGATGGCCGCAGGGTGGTAACTGTGAGCATGGATGTAGAACCGGCAAGTGCGGTTACCCAGGTGATAGAAGCTTTACAAGCGGAAGTGCTTCCACAACTCAGGGCTGATTATCCCGGCATCACCTGGAGCTTTGAGGGCAGCCAAGCTGAAATGCGCGAGTCTATGCAGTCGCTTTGGGGTGGGTTTGCCCTGGCTATGATGGTTATCTACGCCTTGCTTGCTATGGCGTTCAATAATTATGTGCAACCGCTCATAGTTATGGCGGCCATACCCTTCGGCATCGTAGGAGCGGTGATCGGGCACATTCTGCTCGGTTACGATCTGTCGCTGGTGAGCCTTATGGGAGTCATCGCACTGTCCGGTGTGGTGGTGAACGATTCCCTCATCATGATTGATTATGCCAACAAAAAGCGGAAAGGCAAAACCGTATTTAATGCCATACATGAAGCCGGAGTCCGAAGATTCAGACCCATCATTTTAACTACGCTTACAACCTTTGGCGGCCTCACTCCCATTATTCTAGAAACTTCAAACCAGGCGAATAACCTCATTCCAATGGCCATTTCCCTGGGCTTCGGGATTGTCTTCGCCACGTCTATTATTCTTCTTCTCGTTCCCAGCCTGTATTTAATTTTGGAAGACACGGTGAAAAAAGCAAAAGAGGTGAAGGAGGCGGCCATTGAATAA